TGATTTTAGTATCATCAAGCAGAtcaaagaggtgtgtgtgtgtgtgtgtgtgtgtgtgtataggacaAGGGAACCTTTCTTGAACGTTCTGTGGATGCCATTAGGctgtccccacccctcccagggTTGCCGTCCAGCCATCCATCAACCAGGCCTTCCATGGATGCCTCCTGTGTGCCCCGGTGTGTTACATGCTCTGCCAGGCATCGCAGAAATGACTTTCCAAGGAGAGAAAGGGGACAGAGTCCCATGTACAAGGAACATGAATGCATGAACTTCTCAGGGAGACAGGCGTACAAGAAATGATAGTGCAGTATGAGAAGGACCATTTGTTTTAAAGTGAGTATGAGCTACACGGAAACTGTCCAGGAGGGTCAGGACAGCTTCAGAGCAACGGTGAAGCTTTGTGATGAGCCTTGAAGGGTAACCAGGAATTGGCCAGGCAGAGGGAAGCACCTGGGCACTGACTCCCAGACTCCCACCCCCTAAGTCAACCATTTACTGTTGTTTCACCAGGCAGTGACCACTGACCCCCGCAGGCTGGAGAGCTGTGTTTCAGCTTCTCCTGCAGTTTTAATTCTCTGGTGTAGGTTGAGCACTTTATGAAGCTCTAACCATAGAGGGCGGTCCCCAAGGTTTGTGCCAAACTCAGCAAGCTTACAAGGTGCGTTCTGGAACAAGCCTTTGGAACCACCTTTAACAGCCAGGACTTGGAGCTGTGCTCACTCGGGCCCGCCGTGAAGGGCCTGTGTTTCCTGGTTACAGGTGTGCTGCTGAGCTCAGGGGTGGGGGCCTcccgtcctccccacccccactgtccCTACGGCCACCTCTGGCAGGAGAAATCAATTCTCATCTCTCTGTGCCTGGAACAAATGGCTCTTTTGTGGTGATGGAGTTGGCTTCCGCCTGTTTCAGACCACAGCATGACAGAACCACTTTTAACTGTAACCTCGCTGCATTTTTCAGGTGACTCACTGCCATCTCGCTGAACCATTACATGGTGTTCgaattaaagttgaaaaaaattccattagcTCATCATGGTTCTTCTGCAGCCTTTATCGGCTTACTTAATTAATCATTCTTTTATAATCTAAGAAAACAGTGCTTTCATTCCAGTGAAGAGAAGGCCTGTATGTGTGAGAGAGGGGGAGGTTatgcttgatttttttaagtatagatgAGACCAATATAGTTTTtgtataggaaaagaaaaagagatggaaaaagagaaattactAAATAGCCATAAGGGTGCCTGGCTGCTCAGACCCGTGTTCTCTGTAGCCTTTCTGACTTGTCCCTCGTGGGCAGGAGGATCCCAGGAAGTTTTAGGCAGATGTAGTCACAGAAGAGAGCCCTGGCTTCAGTCAACAGTAAGCTGCCTTCAAGGCCCAAGTTTCTCCAGGCAGATTTCCCACTCATCTTTTCAGACACCGGAATCAgactgactgcgaccccatggactgtagctagccaggcccctctgtccgtggggttttccaggcaagaatactggattgggttgccatttcctcctccagaggatcttctggacccagggattgaacctgcgtcttctgcattgcaggtagtttctttcccatctgagccaccagggaagcctggagtccgATCACCACAACCCAGATTTCTATGGAAGTCACCGAATTTTAATAAACTTCTTTCAGTGGACTCGGTCTGAGGGAGGAGAATCCACATCCTCTCGATGAGTGTATCAGTGTTATTTGTGCTTCTGTTGGAGCCAAAAAAGATGGGCTCATCCTCAAGGTTCCTTAAATGCATTTGCTCTGTGACACAAACCAGTCTGTTGTGTAACCCTCTCCTTAGTGAGACGGAGGTTTGACGTAGGTATTGATACAGGTCTCTGTGAGCTGCCGGCTTACTCGTCACGTCTCTAATCCAAGAGCAGCAACCACCAAGGGGTGAGGGGGTTCTCTGTCTTCTCAGAGCTCAAGGGGGTAAACGTCTGAACTGGAATCATTCCGCATCCTAGTAACAAGAGCCCTAGAGAGCACGAAGGTGTGGGGATCAGCCCTAAGTACTCAGTATGAGCATCATCTGAGGCTGTGTCACCCAGAAGCCAAGCGTATCCCGTGAACATGTCAAATACTTTCAAACGTCTTTCTCCTAAGGTCTGTCTAAAGTAAAACTGTGTCTCTGTGACTACCCTATGAAGTGGTGTGAGAATTTTAATATTGAAGCAACGGCTATGCCCAACAAGAAGTCAATCaacatttttttataataaattcatTGCTTTGAGGCTAAGTTGATTATTCTGGCCATTTAAACATAGACTGAGAGTGTGTTATAAACTTAGCAAACTGTAGAAGGGTCtttgcagttttttgttttttgttttttaactgattCTTCATCTGAAATAACACTACAAGTTCTTATTTAAGTAGAATACCAAAAATAAGTAATTGATGGTAATACTGACCCAAATGAAGGTTAACCTTCAAATTAATTTAATGTTTATGAAGTTTTTTCATGTACTTTAAcattttacatgtaaatattaAGCTAATTgaaaattcttttcatctttaatatAGTTATATTGTGAATTCAAGATATCTTCTATACTTGACAATGATgaaaagatttctaaaaattCTATAAGTCAGTCTTCTTATTCCTTGGGAACAATGAAATAGCAAGATTTTGTTTTGCAGCTGATGTATGGGCTCTTTACAAAGTGAATAGGAGAGTGATTTGGGAACATGCTTTAAACTTTCAGGCCTATGGTTCTTTTCATGTGGCAACCAATCAAAATGGATTTGCTGTATTCAGAAATTAAGCTCTGAATATAGGTGAACAACTATTCTGTTTATTAGTTATAACAACCACAGATGACGTATTTGAGGCAATTTTTAAAGGCATGtaccttttatatttaaaattatcttcatAAAATGCCCACTTTAGTTTGCGGTACTTGGGTGTCTTAAATTTGTTCACACTAGCACTAAACAAGAATTGTATCCCCTTTCACAGTTGTCTGTGCCGTGAATGCCTTGGCCCCCCACGTGCTGAACAAGGACCTCGGTGACATTGTTGGGGATTTCAGAGGCTTCTACAGGCAGCTCACGAGTGATGGGCAGCTGAGATGGGTAAGGTGTCTTGTTTTGTAAAACTAGTTTGTAAATAACATTCCTGAAGTCTCATGTCCTTTGATTGCAACAACTGTGAAAATAGAGACAGGTTTAAGATATTAAGGTAAACATCTTATTCAGATGAATTAGGGCTTGAACCAGGTGGACAATCAGTATTTTAAGGTAATCTAGTTCTTTCTGTGAGATTTGCCTCTGGACATACTTGGATCCCAAAAGCTATTGCTGCCCTTCCAGACCTCATCTCTGCTCCCTGAATAGAACGAAGTTGGTCTAGACTCCCTGGAATATAAAGTGCCAAATGGGAAACTTTTAAAGGGAGAAATAATATGAGAAGAATTGTGGGAGGAGGTTATTAAGGACAGAAACGTAAGAGAAgagcaaaagttaagagagagACTAGAGCACCTTTATGTGTGTAGGACTGTATTTGAACCTTAAGTTCAAAGCATGAAAAAAGTGAGATTCTAGAGATAGGATTTTATCATCGTTAGATcagggctttcctgctggctcagtgataaagaatctgactgcaatgcaagagacctgggttcaatcccaggtcaggaagatcccttggagaaaggaatgacaacccactcctgtattcttgcctggagaatcccatggacagaagagcctcacgggctacagtccatgctgttgcaaagaatgagacacgactgagtgactaatactttcactttttcaaggtCAGTCCAGCAGCTCACACCTTGCCCGTGTCTCCTGACATCAGGTCTGTCTTTTTCTAACTGTTCAGTCTCCTGAGCTCAGAGAAAGGCATGTTGTCCATATTGCCTCGGATTTCATTCTTAACTTCTGCAAACCGAGTGAAACTTCCTTTAAAAGCATCCCCTGGAAGGAGTTCCCATTGGTCGAATCTGGAGCGATTCAGTAAAAGTGGTATTTAACtatatcataaatatttaacTGTTGgcattttactgttttccttatttctgaaTTTTGGTACTTGGAATAAAGACTCTTGCTATATCctttgctttaagaaaaaaataatgtggtAGTCATGGCTGATAAATCATTGAATAACCTAAGAGTCTCTGATTCCATTCAGATAGCAAACAACCAACAAAGGAAAGCTTGTCATTACCACAGAGTACAAACTAATATAACAGGAATGGTAACGTTAGAAAACCACCATATTACAAGCATCATGGCTGTAACTGATCGAGGCGGGAACGATCAGTGGATGCTAAAACTTGGGGGCAATGCTAATCTCCTtcgaaaaggaaatggtaaccacaCAGTGGAGAAGACTAAAGGATACTAACTTACCCTAGCACTAAAAGATagtatgtgcgtgctcagtcctatctgactctgaaaccccgtggactgtagcccgccaggctcccctgtccatgggattcttccagtcaaggttactggagtgggttgccatttcctcctccaggggatcttcctgacccagggatggaacccccatctcctgcattgatgggcggattctttatcatctgaatcatcagagaagccctaaacAATAACAGCCCTGATAACAGCAACAAGAATGCAGTGGCAGCATTGCAGTCTAATCACAATGGGGCTGCAGACAACCCAGCTGGAGGAACACTGTCCTTGAAAATactgataattatttttttagaaaagaaaatttgctcCAGATAAAAAGAGACTAAAGTGACATGTCAGCTAAATGCCATTTGTGAATAACAGAAAGTACATTATTGAGACAATTGGTGTAATTTGATTATGAACTGTCTTCCTAGATAATAGTGTTCTATCAATATTATATTTCCTGAATTTGATCATTGCACTATGGCTGTGTGAGAGAATGTCCTTGTTTTTAGGAACTATACTCTGAAGTATTTAGAATTAAGGGGGCATGGGATCTACAACTTACTCTCAAGTGactcagtaaaataaatttttcttaggtattatattttatttatctgtgtatatatatgtgggtgTTTGTGCATGTATATCTAtgtaaaaacaaagagagagGAAATACAGAGGAGTTCTCTGTACTATTCTTGCAGATCTTCTATAGGTTAGAAACTACTGGAGAAGAGCTTAACCTCCAAGTgagtttctgttcagttcagttccgttgctcagtcgtgtctgactctttgtgaccccatggactgcagcatgccaggcctccctgcccatcaccaactgccagagtttacccaaactcaggtccattgagtcggtgatgccatccatctcatcctctgtcgcccccttctcctcccgccttcaatctttcccatcatcagggcaGAGCTTCCATTGCTGCCTTTTAATTCTTGAAGCGTGTCCCTGGCTAGGAGACCTaaatatccttttcttttcttttctaagaagTGCTGATGTGTTTTGCTTCCTAACCAGATCGGTGCTGAGAAGGGTGTGGTGCATCTGGCCGCGGCGGCCGTGCTCAGCGCCGCGTGGGCCCCGTGGGCCAAGCAGGAGGGGAAGGTCATCGTCCAGCAGCACCCCTGACGCCGTGGAGCACACAGCGCACGGGGGAACACGACTCCCTCTGCGGGCAAAGGCACGTACAGCAGGCTCCCAGGGGACGCGAGAGTTGTTCCATTGTTTGTCTGCCCAGAGGGATATTGGCAGCAGTTGGGACATCATTGGAGTAAGTTAGAGAGGGCTGAGAAAAGCAGGCAACAGAGGTGAGGGCCAGCTGGAGCCAGCGGGCTGGGGCGCAGGCAGGCATTAGTCTGATAGCAGGAATTTGCCACTAGCACATTTATTGTCGGAAAACACATGGGTGCCTCACACATGTTTtacaaatcttttcttttctccaagcCTCTGTGGAAGTTACTTGTTGACATGGTAAGTAAATTCTTTGATACTCTATCTGTTTTCCATAAATGAAATGGATTTCATGGATTCCTTGCCTTTTGATTATCAGCGGATCCATTCAGCATCATCTCTGGATCAGTCACTGTCCTGCTGATCAGGCAGCACGCAGTCAGGTCCGGTATTCCTCCTCTGGTGTCTGAGGTGGCAGAGAGCTGTGCCTACGCAGGCAGGGGGGTCTGATGGGTTCCACCTCCCCCACTCTGGTGCTTCATTACATGTGTGATCAAAGTCTCAAGCTTCCATTTCCTGACTGTGAAAAGGGAATAATCCTAACTTCTCTAGAAACTCCACAGAATTGGTTCAAAGACTAGTTGAGAAAAGTGCTTCAAGCTCTGAAGACCATGGTCTGAAGACCATCTTAGTGTTATTACTAAGATATTATCTGGTCACTTTGACATCAAACGCAAATGGCAGACCAGACCCTTGAGGAAGGAGCCCAGGGTGAATCCTAAGGATAGGCCTCTGCCGTTTCCTTTCTCCCTGACATGTCAATACCAGGGACAAGCATCTCACTGCTGAGGAGGAAGAAACTGGGCAGGTTAAAGGGAGTGAACATCAGACCCAGGCAGACCTGGCTTTGAGTCTGGCCTCCAccacttgctggctgtgtgaccttcggCATGCCGCTTAACATCTCTGAGCTTCAGCCACCTCGGGGCAATGTCTTGTATGGTCACTGAAAATCTGATGGTTAACAAGGGCCCTTATTATTAGGCCTCATAATTAAGGAGAAACAAAGAACCATGGCCTTGAAGATTGTTGGAGAAAAGTGGAAAGGCTGTCGCATCATTTCTAACACGGTTGCAGCTGGCATGGGGGCATCATCTGAAGGAAAGGGCATGGACCTCTTGGGCCACCTGCAGGCTCTAGGCTGGCCTCTCCAGGGAGGTGCCAGAGGTGGCCCCCAGAATTAAATGATCTGACGACCACTAGGAGGTAACTAAGTTTGCCCCGCTGTGGAGTTTTCATTCTTATGGATCCTGTTCCCTGTTTCAAAGCCAGTGGTCTTAAATGAAGCAGAATCTCCACGTTCAAAGGGCTTTGATGACAGTGAAGGGTCACAGTGGCATAGGTACTGTTGGTCATGGTACAACCTGCTTCCCAACAGACTGACTCAGATTGGTGGGGGGAGGTCTCAGCCAGAGGCCTGGCTGAGAGTGTGGGCCTCTCCAGGGAGGCCAGAGCGctgagggcaggggaggaggaggagggagctcAAAGATCCTTTCCTGGACAGAATGAGCCCAGGCCCAGCGTAAGCAGATTCTTAGAACCGAGATCCACTTGTGGACTGACGTGGGCCTTTGCATCCTGCCATCTCGCCGCCAGGACCCCCAGACGCTGGTGTCCTGCATCGATTTCAGGTACATCACTGACGTCCTGACGGAGGAGGAGGCCTGCGGTGAGTCATCCCCACGCGCTGGGAGCTTCCTGGTCCATTCTGACTGGCAGCCACCAGGCCTAGAGCCTCATCGTCTAAAAGAGtatgatgctttttattttttccagaaattctGCGGCAAAGTCAAGTCGGGAAAAAAGAGCGAGTGGGTTGTGAGGAAATTCCCTCGTTATTTTTGCTCTCATTGTGCATCTCTGCAGGTCCCTGTCCTTCACGTGCCCCGCTCCATCCCCCGCAGACAGATGGTTGAGTACAGACGCAGCAGCCTCCAGGGGTGACCTCTTAGGTCAGAGTTCACCTCAGCCACTGCCAGGAGCAGGGCTGGCTTTAGGGTCACACCGCATGACAGGAAGGCTTGGCCAGCAGGGCCTCCTGGAGGGTAACCAGCCCCGGTGTGACATCCTCCGGGCTGGGGGATGAGGATGAACAGGGCAGGCAGAATAGCTGGATTCTCCGCAGGCAGCACTTCAGCCCCAGATGATTCTAAAGCTGGAGGTCCAGCGGGTGCAAACTGTTGAAGATGGTTTTGTTTCCGCAGAGGAGCAAATGCTGGCACATGGCTACCCTGCCTACACCATGTCATGCGCCTGGCTGGGCCACCCTGATGCCACGCTGAAGCAGGTAGGCCTCGGAACCGGCTTCTGTAGACAGCAGGAGATGTGACATTTTCCTCTTGGCATTCCTGAATCGTTGTGGGTTCCAGGCCTCATCCTGGATACGTGGACACATTCCACATACAAGGAGAGGTGTTTCCCCGGTGGACGCGGGACTCTGTAGCCTGGCGAGCCCACCTCGACTCTGGACGGGGAAGCTGGCCCCGGGCAGAGGCAGCGGTGTAACCTTGTGTAACGTGACCCCTGAGCGCGCTCTGCCTTGGTTTGCTCACTGCAGGGTGGGAAATGATAGCTGTCTCAGGGGTGGTTTTGACGATTCCAGTGAACACTGCCCTGTGTGATGCTCAAGGACCAGAGGTGGCCCATGGCTACATCGCTCCCCTTTCTCATCGCCCTGCCCTCACCTGCAGCTGACAGAGAAGGGGGACTAGCTTCTGACTGTTACTCTTTGACCGGCTCGGTCTGTGGACGCTGCAGACTATCCCAGCTTTAAAAAGAGGGACAGAGATGCTccattcccccaccagggatgctGTGACAATGAATGAAGTGGTTCCCATAGAGATGAGGAAGGAAAGTCACCAAACAGCCTTGCTCTGTTGGCTAAGCTGTCTGTGCTCTGAATTTCAACAACACATGGTTGTTCTTCTGGTTCATGGTGCGGCCGTAGCATTTGTGAAGccgagtcagagatgactgagacGCCGCTGGATCCAGGGAGGGTATATATTGATGGCTCTGCTCCTTTCCCCACAGCTCTGCAGCGAGGCACTGAAGGACAGCTGGACCAGGTAACTCATTTGGGTGATCGTGAACTTGACTCTGCAGTTGGCAAGTGAGGCCAGTTGTGGAGAGGAGCCAGGAGCCAAGGGCACCAAGGAGGTCAGGATTCGCCAGGAGTAGCCTGGCATGTTGGGACTCAGAAATTTCATCTGAGGCCCTTGGTCCAAAGATAAGATATGAGCCTAGTTAAAATCCTGGAACATCAGAGTCAAAAGAGATCACTGATTTCCAGCTTTATCCAAAAATGAGTCTAGTTAGAATCCTGGCACATCAGAGTGAAATGAGATTATTGATTTCAAGCATTGATCCAGAATAGAAAGCCACTCTTTACTGCAGTACCAAGCATTGATTCAGCTTCTGTGTGAAAACCTCCAGATGCACTGAGCTTGGTAGGGCATTTGTGTGTAGTTGAAGGGCTCTGAGTGTTAGAAGAGCTTTGATGTAATGAACCCTGGACTCCCTCATACCTTCCAGCCACTGGTCCGAATGATTTTCCTCGGAATTCTCCCAAGAGCCAAGCTCCTCCTCTTCCCCGGGCTGCCACCTCTCCAGGCTATCCCTCTGCACTTCTCGTCTGTCCTGCTGTGTGGTTACGGACCCCTGGGCATCCTGGGGTTTCCTCTGGGTTAGCTGTGGTTGTCCGTGGCCACTGCGGCTCATGGTGGACGGTGTGCCTGTGACACGTCACTTGGATTTCTGCATGAGTCTGGCCACCTGCCTCCTGCTGCTCCAAGAGTGGTCTGTGGAGCAGGAGCGCTCCCCAGCCCACTGCAGCTTAATCTACCCACTGGTAGATTAAGGACTAAAAAACGTCTCCAATTAACCTAAAATGCAGAATCTTGAGCCTTAACCCAGACCTGCTGCATCAGAAACTGTATTTTTTgtgtgacttaaaaaaatttcagtggagtatagttggtttacaaagttgttagtttcaggtgtacaacaaagtgaatcagttacacatacacatatatccactttgttttggttcttttcctatatagaccattacagaatattgagtcgagttccctgtgccatacaggaGGCCCTTATtagttatgttttataaatagtagtgtgtatctgtcaaTGCctgtctcccagtttatccctcccccacccctggcaaccatgtttgttttctacatccatgactctacttctgttgtataaataagttcatttgtaacttcttttagattccacttataagtgatatattttttatctgacttcactcagtataacaatctctaggtgcatccatgtgGCTTCAAATggtaatttttcattcttttcagtggctgggtaatactccactgtatacatgtactGTATACATGAGGACTtacctggcggctcagacggtaaagcgtctgactacaatgcgggagacccggcttcaatccctgggttgggaagatctcctggaaaaggaaatggcaacccactccactattcttgcctggaaaatcccatggatggaggagcctggtgggctatagtccatggggtcgcagagtcagacacggctgagcaacttcacagcATACATGTACCAAAAATCTGCACTTTAACAAGATCCCTGGGTGATTTGCATGCCCACAGAACATTAAGAGGCACTGAATTCCTGTTGATTCCTCAGCTAAATAAAGGGCTGGGGAAGTGAGAACTTGATGGAGGCAGCATGGGGCACTGGAAAGATGCTTGGGATACAGTGGATTTGGAATCAACATTGAGCCTTTTCCCCATTCCCTCTGCTGTGTGATCATGGGGAAATTGCTCAATCTCTCTGAACCTTGCTTTCTCTCTAAACTGGGAATAATAGATTTCATGGTTCTCCTCAAAGTTGCTGTTTCTGAAAAGGACTAGCACAGCTGGGGTTGGCAGCAGGTGCTTATAAGTGCCAGCACCTTTCCTCCCGCTCAGTAGCTGGGAGAGGCTGACTCAGTGACCGCTGGGGGTCAGAGAAAGCCCAGGAGAGATCTCTTTGGCCCTTGAGCTCAGAAAGTCTGCTTGGGGCTTCCGCCCAGGATGGAAAGGTCGTCTTCAGTGTTTGGTGCTGAGGGCAGAGGATGTAAGAGGGGCTTTTTGTTGGCACACAGGGTGGGTGTCGTGGAATGTAGGGGACCTCGGGCCATCTAGGCTCCAGAGCAGCAGGTGATGCCCGTGTGCAGGACAGAGCCCGGTGAGCGAGCGGAGAGGAGGCCGGCTCACCCACCACATCTGACCACACCTCTTTTGTTCTTAATTCCCTTCCATGGCACAACAAAAACCCGTCATGTTATTAAAGTTCTAGTGCTCTGTCCACTCCTGGACTTGAGGTCAGCAGGCCATTTATTATTGCCCTGATACTGAGTAAAGACAGATGCTTACAGGGTTATTTTTGAGTGGCTTGTCTGAACACTGATGGGAAAGGGCAAGAGTTTACTGGAAGACAGGACCTGTAAATTACTGAAACAGTCACTTCTGCAGAAAATCCAAATGtcttcactgagtcagtgaacaGTTCTAAATTATGAAACGAAATTTATGTTACAGGTTTAAGGTAAAAGTTGGCGCTAATCTCCAGGATGACATCCGTAGATGCCAACTCATCAAAAACATGATTGGACCTGAGAAGACACTGGTAAATACCCTCCCCGGCCGCTGAGAAGCAAGCAGCCTCTTATGAGGcctctgctaagtcgcttctgtcatgtccagctctttgcaaccccgtggactatagcccaccaggctcctctgtccatgggattctctaggcaagaatactggagtgggttgccattcccttcatctcctgcattggcaggcagcttctgtaccattagtgccacctggaagcctctGGCTGGGGCCAAAACACAAGCTGCTTCAGGCAGGGATTAAGGAACATTGGGGATTTTAACACTGTATGTCAGAGGTACAGCTTTGAGGTCTTGGAGTAGGCAAATCTTAAAAAAAGCTGAAAACCAACAAACACAAATGAGGGGGGTGGGTAGTTTTTAACAGTTTGATTCTGCAGAACTGTTCAATAAGATCAATTTAGAGATCGTTGCTTTGTGCTAGTGTGGCTGTGCCTGAGCAAACAGGTCTCCCGTTGGTGCCGCAGCGTGTCAATCATTTAATCCCCCTTAACAAATCCGCCCGCTGCCCTTGGGTAGGTGGGCTTCAGGGAGCCACTGCTCAAGAATCTGAAACTTTTGCTGAGATAAATGTAAGGACCAGCCACTCCtgtgtatttttattatgtttcttaTTACgtgtaaaatattttcctaaaagaaaGTCACAATAAGATAGTTTTAAATTGTTTTGGAAGCATgtttcatatattaaaatataagtttGAGTCCTTGACCTAGGATCAAAAGCCCCATTATTTGTATATGAATTAACACCACTTTTGCCTTCTGAGGTCATCCTCATCTAAATAATTTATGACACAGATCGATTCTGGTGTACCACTCAGCACGTTCTACCAGAGAAATCGTCTCTGGGTCTGACTTGGCCAAGCGTGATGATGTCAGAGACAGAGAGGCCCTTTCTTACCTCTGCACACTCAGCATCTGGCTTCCAGAGGCCCAGACTTGAAATCATCATTTACTTGACTTATTGCAAGTTACTCCTTTGCATGTCAGCTTTCCTGCCTGTAGGATGGGTTAATACGAACTGCCTCATAAGAGTTATTATGACATTAAATGGGACAGGATCCGTAAAATGCCTGGTGCAGTAGGTGCTTAATTAATGATACAGTTTGGGTTATTTATCATGCTAACCAGAGTAGACAATAGCCAGTAAGAGACCATTGAGAACAAACTCAGCGTTAACTGTGATTCAGAATGTGATGAAACAGTTCCTATAAACTATGAACCTTGCAAGACAAATCTATTTTGGTGGTTTCTAAATgcaggttgggcttcccaggtggcaaagtggtaaagaatctacctgccaatgcaggagacatgggttcaatccttggctcaggaagatcccctggaggaaatggcaaccactcctgtattcttgcctgggaaatcccatggacagaggatccctgGTGGGCTAcgtggggtcacagggtcagacacaactgagcatacatgcacaaaTGCAGATCAGGCTGGAGCTTCAGAGCCAGCCAGCACTCTGGGCCCAGCCCAGGGCACTTCTGGACCTCACAGCAGCTCCCTGAGTGATGCCATCTCCGAGACAGCATGTCAGGCTCATCTTAGCGGCCCCCTTTGTCCGGTTGCATGCTGGGCCCCACAGTCGTGATGCCGAGTGACCGCGAGTAACAGACAGCTCTTCCTCCCTGGAAGTGCTGGGTCAGCAGTGGGCAGGCCTCCCTTCGAAGGGTCTCTTTCCCCTTTCAGATGATGGACGCCAACCAGCGCTGGGACGTGCCCGAGGCCGTGGAGTGGGTGACAAAGCTGGCCGAGTTCAAGCCGctgtggactgaggagcccaCCTCCCCTGACGACATTCTGGGACACGCCGCCGTTTCCAAGGTAGAGCAACTGCTGCCGCCAGAGCGGTGGTCTCAGACCCTAGGATTCCTGGGCTTGCTTCCTCTCGCACTGCTGTTTATCCTAGAGAGAGTAATCACTAAAAGTTGAAAGGCTGCCAGCAACCCAGAGGTCACCAGACCTGATTCCGGTACTTCGTAAACACAGAAGTCTGACTGAAGTTCAGATCTTTTACTCACGCAGACTGAAACAAGCGGAGACTCCTCCGGCTGATTCACAAGCGGAGGTTTGCTAAGGTCGAGGCCAGGCGGACCCATAGACGGCTGCCCCTGTTTCCCCTGGAGCCCTTGGACCAGGGCACTTCCTGGTTGAACCAGGGCAGATCCACCTGGACTGGGGGCCCTCTTGGCTTCTCTCCC
The sequence above is a segment of the Odocoileus virginianus isolate 20LAN1187 ecotype Illinois chromosome 22, Ovbor_1.2, whole genome shotgun sequence genome. Coding sequences within it:
- the ENOSF1 gene encoding mitochondrial enolase superfamily member 1 isoform X1; translated protein: MVHGRVSRLSVHDVRFPTSLGGHGSDAMHTDPDYSAAYVVLETDAEDGLKGYGITFTLGRGTEVVVCAVNALAPHVLNKDLGDIVGDFRGFYRQLTSDGQLRWIGAEKGVVHLAAAAVLSAAWAPWAKQEGKPLWKLLVDMDPQTLVSCIDFRYITDVLTEEEACEILRQSQVGKKERVEEQMLAHGYPAYTMSCAWLGHPDATLKQLCSEALKDSWTRFKVKVGANLQDDIRRCQLIKNMIGPEKTLMMDANQRWDVPEAVEWVTKLAEFKPLWTEEPTSPDDILGHAAVSKALAPLGIGVAIGEQCHNRVIFKQLLEAKALKFLQIDSCRLGSVNENLSVLLMAKKFEIRVPWGFPVCPHLGGVGLCELVQHLIMFDFISVSASQDRMCEYVDHLHEHFKHPVLIREASYMPPKDAGYSTEMKEDSVKRHRYPDGEVWKKLLTAQGN